The DNA window ATCgctatttttaaaaaaaagaacccCGAACCGAATTGCGTATAACGGAATTTGCTACAGTTACTATCAGGATGAAGAAGACTGTTTTTCTGATTGATGTTATCGAtgtagaaaaaaaaaaaaaaaaagcatttcaaaaaaaacctAAAAAGAATACGGGAAATCACAATCGAAATTATGGTGCCagatattcaaattttttacGATACAAAGAACAATCCAATACAATGATATAGCGGGGCAAAGcttgatttgatttagaCTATACCATGGTGGAGTTGATAAATATGTATTACATTTCACTAAGTAAGATTTTGAATAACAAAATAGTTTTGACAATAAACACAACTCTGGTGACTATGGATATTTTGTTATGATTAGGCAATATAAATATGTACTGGGTTCCCTTTGAAAGAGGGTTTTCtttcatcaaaaaaaacGGATCAAACCCTGTTTTATTTGAACTTACGGAAatgttaataaatttggCATGTGTGTTTATTGCATTAATTGACAAGTGTTTTTCCAATGACCTGTATTTTGTTTCACTCAAAGCagaagaatcaattgaCCACTTTATGGAATATGATAAAAGATACCCAAAGCATTTGCAAGTGCGAGATTTTATTAGTAACTCAATTGCAATTGGAGATTTCAAGGGATTTTCAGGTAGATTTTCCAAAGATATTATTGACAGACTAAAAAGATGTCCTTTGGTTCAAGAAATAACCGAAGATATTATGTTTAATGCacttgattttgaaatccaGGAGGATGCGCCGAGACATTTAGCCAGAATAAGCAGAAGGAGAAGAATGAAGCCAAACAAGCCCTATCCTTATATGTACGAAACTGAATATCTGGGACAAGGTGTAAATGCATATGTGATAGATTCTGGAATTGAAGTTGACCACCCTGAATTTCAAGGAAGAGCAAGTGCAGGCTATGATTTTACCGAGGAAGGATCTGGAGATAATAACGGACACGGGACTCATGTAGCTGGGTTGATTGGTTCTGCCACGTATGGGGTTGCAAAAAATGTCAGAATAGTTGAAGTGAAAGCATTGAACAGTAAAGGTGCTGGCTCACTCAGCACGATTTTAGCAGCTATTGATTTTGCAGTTAACCATAGAATAGAATCTGGTAGAAAGGGGGTTGCTAATCTATCTTTGGGAGCATACAAGAATCATATTTTAAACAAGGCAATTGAGCAGGCAACCAATACGGGATT is part of the Candida dubliniensis CD36 chromosome R, complete sequence genome and encodes:
- a CDS encoding cerevisin precursor, putative, yielding MYWVPFERGFSFIKKNGSNPVLFELTEMLINLACVFIALIDKCFSNDSYFVSLKAEESIDHFMEYDKRYPKHLQVRDFISNSIAIGDFKGFSGRFSKDIIDRLKRCPLVQEITEDIMFNALDFEIQEDAPRHLARISRRRRMKPNKPYPYMYETEYSGQGVNAYVIDSGIEVDHPEFQGRASAGYDFTEEGSGDNNGHGTHVAGLIGSATYGVAKNVRIVEVKALNSKGAGSLSTILAAIDFAVNHRIESGRKGVANLSLGAYKNHILNKAIEQATNTGLVFVVAAGNSNINACMTSPASSKYAITVGAIDDYTDSVTAFSNWGECVDIFASGAYVRSVDARNHDKTQVLSGTSMASPIVTGMVANLLSQNVESWKVKSVLIRMAAKNKITKTSLFLRKKTPNRILYNGVQERELENNEDD